In one window of Immundisolibacter sp. DNA:
- a CDS encoding DEAD/DEAH box helicase translates to MPFSTLGLRAELCAAVSEHGYTTPTPIQERAIPVILAGQDVLAAAQTGTGKTAGFALPMLQRLAANHQPPRPRAVRALVLTPTRELAAQVCQSFKDYGSGLKLRSAVIFGGVGIHPQIQALARGLDVLVATPGRLLDHLQQGTCVLDRVEILVLDEADRMLDMGFIRDIKKVVALMPRQRQTLLFSATFSSEIRALAAQFQQHPVEIDVAPRNSTASQISQIAYAVDKGRKRELLSWLIGSNNWQQVLVFARTKHGANRLAEQLDGDGLKSAAIHGNKSQGARTKALEGFKNGSVRVLVATDIAARGLDIDQLPLVVNHDLPDVPHDYVHRIGRTGRAGREGQAISLVAPDEADLLRGIERLVNQRIPQQILPGYEPAPRALGAAPAAARPPHRGGDRSGSGRAPQRRFSR, encoded by the coding sequence ATGCCTTTTTCGACTCTCGGCCTGCGTGCCGAGCTGTGTGCCGCTGTGTCTGAACATGGCTACACAACGCCCACTCCCATTCAGGAACGTGCCATTCCGGTCATTCTGGCCGGCCAGGATGTGCTCGCCGCCGCACAGACCGGCACCGGCAAGACGGCCGGTTTCGCTCTGCCGATGCTGCAGCGGCTCGCCGCGAATCATCAGCCGCCGCGGCCAAGAGCCGTACGGGCGCTGGTGCTTACCCCGACCCGCGAGCTGGCCGCTCAGGTCTGCCAGAGCTTCAAGGATTACGGCAGCGGGCTGAAGCTGCGCAGTGCTGTCATTTTCGGCGGCGTTGGCATTCACCCGCAAATCCAGGCGCTGGCTCGCGGACTCGATGTGCTGGTGGCGACGCCCGGTCGTCTGCTCGATCATCTGCAACAGGGCACCTGCGTGCTGGATCGGGTAGAGATCTTGGTATTGGACGAAGCCGACCGCATGTTGGACATGGGTTTTATCCGCGACATTAAAAAAGTGGTTGCACTGATGCCCAGGCAGCGCCAGACCTTGCTGTTTTCGGCGACTTTCTCCAGCGAAATTCGCGCCCTGGCGGCGCAGTTCCAGCAGCACCCGGTAGAAATTGACGTGGCGCCACGAAACTCTACCGCCAGCCAGATCAGCCAGATCGCTTATGCAGTGGACAAGGGACGCAAGCGCGAGCTGTTGTCGTGGCTGATAGGCAGTAATAACTGGCAGCAGGTACTTGTATTTGCCCGTACCAAGCACGGGGCCAATCGCCTGGCCGAGCAACTGGATGGCGACGGCCTGAAGAGTGCCGCCATACACGGCAACAAAAGCCAGGGTGCCCGCACCAAGGCGCTGGAAGGTTTCAAGAACGGTAGTGTGCGGGTATTGGTCGCAACCGATATCGCGGCCCGCGGTCTGGACATTGATCAGCTGCCTCTGGTGGTGAACCACGATTTGCCCGACGTGCCGCACGATTACGTGCACCGCATCGGGCGCACTGGCCGCGCCGGGCGTGAGGGTCAGGCCATCTCGCTGGTGGCACCCGATGAGGCGGATTTGTTGCGCGGGATCGAGCGCCTGGTCAACCAGCGCATTCCGCAACAGATATTGCCCGGTTACGAGCCTGCGCCGCGTGCGCTCGGCGCCGCACCGGCGGCGGCCCGACCGCCACACCGTGGCGGCGATCGTTCGGGGTCGGGCCGCGCGCCGCAGCGCAGATTCAGCCGCTAG
- the xth gene encoding exodeoxyribonuclease III, which produces MLIATWNVNSLRVRLPQLLEWLDRVAPDIVGLQETKVVDGDFPQAQLAAAGYHAVFCGQPTYNGVALLSRQPPAEPLMGLPGREEDPQQRCIAASYGDLRVVNAYVPNGSAVGSDKYAYKLGWLSDFQRYLVTALEQSPRLLVMGDFNIAPADLDVHDPAAWQGQVLVSPAERAAFAELAGLGLHDAFRALHPAQQAFTWWDYRAAGFRRNHGLRIDHILVSSSLLDDCGDCHVELDLRRAERPSDHAPLLLQLDR; this is translated from the coding sequence GTGCTGATTGCCACCTGGAACGTCAATTCTCTGCGCGTACGCCTGCCGCAACTGCTGGAGTGGCTGGATCGCGTCGCCCCGGACATCGTTGGATTGCAGGAAACCAAGGTGGTGGACGGGGACTTTCCGCAGGCACAGCTTGCGGCGGCCGGCTATCACGCCGTGTTCTGTGGTCAGCCCACCTATAACGGCGTGGCCTTGCTCAGTCGCCAGCCGCCAGCCGAGCCGTTGATGGGTTTGCCCGGGCGTGAGGAAGACCCGCAGCAGCGCTGCATTGCCGCGAGTTACGGTGATCTGCGGGTGGTAAACGCCTATGTGCCGAACGGCAGCGCCGTGGGCTCTGACAAATACGCGTACAAGCTTGGCTGGTTGAGCGACTTTCAGCGCTACCTGGTGACCGCGCTGGAGCAGTCGCCGCGGTTGTTGGTGATGGGCGATTTCAATATCGCGCCGGCCGATCTTGACGTGCACGACCCCGCCGCCTGGCAGGGGCAGGTGCTGGTCAGCCCTGCCGAGCGGGCGGCCTTTGCCGAACTTGCCGGCCTTGGGTTGCACGACGCATTTCGCGCGCTACACCCGGCGCAGCAAGCGTTTACCTGGTGGGATTATCGCGCCGCGGGGTTTCGTCGCAATCACGGTCTGCGCATCGATCACATCCTGGTCAGCAGCTCGCTGCTGGATGATTGCGGCGACTGCCACGTGGAACTGGACCTGCGGCGTGCCGAGCGGCCGTCGGATCACGCGCCGCTGTTGCTGCAGCTGGACCGATAG
- the ntrC gene encoding nitrogen regulation protein NR(I), producing MICQGRVWVVDDDRSIRWVLCRALQNAGFEAIEFEDAERASAALSGDEPDAIVSDVRMPGRSGFDLLAELRERAPKVPVIITTAYPDLDSAVSAFQGGAFEHLPKPFDIDEAVDLVSRAIAQRRENTTTAEPPQAATKPDMIGSAPAMQEVFRAIGRLSHSSINVLITGESGTGKELIARALHRHSPRSGGPFVAINMAAINRELLESELFGHERGAFTGAQALRRGRFEQAHGGALFLDEIGDMPSELQTRLLRVLQEGEFYRVGAHAPLQVNVRVIAATHQNLEQAVLAGKFREDLLHRLNVVRIRVPPLRERREDIPNLIQHFLVRAARELQVDCKTASPQVLERLSRFDWPGNVRQLENVCRWLTVMTPTQSVRVDDLPPEVAGIPAVVDADWQSTLRRWAAGRLAAGERGVMNELTPAFERLMIDVALERTGGRRQDAAALLGWGRNTLTRKIKELGIEDA from the coding sequence ATGATTTGCCAGGGACGCGTATGGGTGGTCGACGACGACCGCTCGATCCGCTGGGTGCTATGTCGCGCGCTGCAAAACGCGGGCTTTGAGGCCATTGAGTTCGAGGATGCCGAGCGCGCCAGCGCCGCGCTGTCCGGCGACGAGCCAGATGCCATCGTATCGGATGTGCGCATGCCGGGGCGCAGCGGGTTCGACCTGCTCGCCGAGCTTCGGGAACGCGCGCCCAAGGTGCCGGTCATCATCACCACGGCCTATCCGGACCTCGACAGCGCGGTTTCCGCATTTCAGGGCGGCGCCTTCGAACACCTGCCAAAACCGTTCGATATCGACGAAGCCGTGGACCTGGTCAGTCGCGCGATCGCGCAGCGTCGCGAGAACACCACCACCGCCGAGCCGCCGCAGGCGGCCACGAAGCCTGACATGATCGGCTCTGCCCCGGCGATGCAGGAAGTGTTTCGCGCCATTGGCCGCTTGTCGCATTCCAGCATCAACGTACTGATCACCGGCGAGTCGGGCACGGGCAAGGAATTGATCGCGCGCGCCTTGCACCGTCACAGTCCGCGCAGCGGTGGTCCATTTGTCGCCATCAACATGGCCGCCATCAACCGCGAGCTGCTCGAATCAGAGCTATTTGGTCATGAGCGCGGCGCTTTCACTGGCGCCCAGGCACTGCGCCGCGGCCGCTTCGAACAGGCGCACGGCGGCGCGCTGTTTCTGGACGAAATCGGCGACATGCCATCCGAGCTTCAAACCCGGTTGCTGCGGGTCCTGCAGGAGGGCGAGTTTTACCGCGTCGGCGCCCACGCGCCGTTGCAGGTCAACGTCCGGGTGATCGCCGCCACCCACCAAAATCTCGAACAGGCGGTCCTCGCCGGCAAGTTCCGGGAAGATCTGTTGCATCGCCTCAACGTGGTTCGCATTCGGGTGCCGCCACTGCGCGAGCGGCGCGAGGATATCCCCAACCTGATACAGCACTTCCTGGTGCGCGCCGCCAGGGAACTACAGGTCGACTGCAAAACCGCCTCGCCGCAGGTGCTGGAACGGCTCAGCCGATTCGACTGGCCCGGCAACGTGCGCCAGCTCGAAAACGTTTGCCGCTGGTTGACCGTGATGACTCCGACGCAAAGCGTCCGGGTGGACGATCTGCCGCCCGAGGTTGCCGGCATCCCGGCGGTGGTCGATGCCGACTGGCAAAGCACCCTGCGGCGCTGGGCGGCTGGCCGCCTGGCGGCTGGTGAACGCGGCGTCATGAATGAACTGACGCCGGCATTCGAGCGGCTCATGATCGACGTGGCACTGGAACGCACCGGCGGGCGCCGCCAGGATGCCGCGGCGCTGCTCGGCTGGGGTCGAAACACGCTGACGCGCAAGATCAAGGAACTTGGCATCGAGGACGCCTGA
- the glnL gene encoding nitrogen regulation protein NR(II), with protein METSLDNGNAAPPGAWRLVLDNLQTAILVIDAGQYISYLNQAAEVLLSASSRQLRGQPLAHVVPEPGLSALVTDTLARQQAVLRHDMSFVLSGGAVRRFDCWLTPFAWENGAGVAIEIAATGPLGDTQRESQLLAQQEANRLMLRGLAHEIKNPLGGLRGAAQLLERELADPALTEYTNIIIGEADRLKNLIDRMVSPELAPQNASVSVHEVLERVRALVDADLPPHIGIECDYDPSLPDLWADREQLIQAFLNLVRNAVQAVDEADCRPGRVILRTRVRRRVTIAGRHHRLLVQVDVVDNGPGVPEQMRDQIFHPLITGRATGTGLGLSIAQSLISRHEGCITFHSLPGNTVFSALLPIAGEHR; from the coding sequence ATGGAAACTAGTCTGGACAATGGAAACGCCGCGCCGCCAGGTGCTTGGCGCCTTGTGCTGGACAATCTGCAAACCGCCATTCTGGTGATCGACGCCGGCCAGTACATCAGCTACCTGAATCAGGCGGCCGAGGTACTGCTCAGCGCGAGTTCCCGCCAGCTGCGCGGCCAGCCACTGGCCCATGTTGTCCCCGAACCCGGACTCTCAGCGCTGGTCACCGACACCCTCGCTCGTCAGCAGGCGGTGCTGCGCCACGATATGAGCTTCGTGCTGTCCGGCGGCGCGGTGCGCCGGTTCGACTGCTGGCTGACACCATTCGCTTGGGAAAACGGCGCTGGCGTGGCGATTGAGATTGCCGCCACTGGCCCGCTGGGCGACACCCAGCGCGAGAGTCAGCTGCTGGCGCAGCAGGAAGCCAACCGCCTGATGCTGCGCGGCCTGGCGCACGAGATCAAGAACCCACTGGGCGGCCTGCGTGGCGCAGCGCAGTTACTCGAACGCGAGCTGGCCGACCCGGCGCTGACCGAGTACACCAACATCATCATCGGCGAAGCGGATCGCCTGAAAAATCTGATCGATCGCATGGTGAGCCCGGAACTGGCGCCCCAGAACGCCAGTGTTAGTGTGCACGAGGTACTGGAGCGGGTCCGCGCCCTGGTTGACGCGGATTTGCCACCTCATATCGGCATTGAGTGCGACTACGACCCCAGCCTTCCGGACCTGTGGGCCGATCGCGAGCAGCTTATTCAGGCATTCCTGAACCTGGTGCGCAACGCCGTACAGGCTGTGGACGAAGCGGATTGCCGCCCCGGGCGCGTGATCCTGCGCACGCGTGTACGTCGACGGGTGACCATTGCCGGTCGGCATCACCGGCTGCTGGTACAGGTGGACGTAGTCGATAACGGCCCCGGCGTGCCGGAGCAAATGCGCGACCAGATTTTCCATCCGCTGATCACCGGGCGCGCCACAGGTACCGGACTGGGGCTGTCGATCGCGCAGTCACTCATCAGTCGGCACGAAGGGTGCATTACTTTCCATAGCCTGCCGGGGAATACCGTGTTCTCCGCACTCTTGCCCATAGCCGGAGAACACCGATGA
- a CDS encoding DUF4124 domain-containing protein translates to MNIIRPMLLALLLAVPNVATAVRIYQSTGPDGVTQFSDQPSPQARELDISVPTQVPAAQPPGAYDKPTATETSTAPEAIRYTRLRITQPSNDAVFWFADGPVRVQVDIAPPLAEGHVLVPFLDGVAQGEGAAGNSFTLSGLNPNTYQLKVVIRDQNGRNLKQSATVRFHFKRQSVNLPARRAPPATGN, encoded by the coding sequence ATGAACATCATCCGCCCAATGCTACTGGCCCTCCTTTTGGCAGTGCCCAACGTCGCCACTGCCGTCCGGATTTATCAATCCACCGGCCCGGATGGCGTGACCCAGTTCTCGGATCAACCCAGCCCGCAAGCGCGGGAACTGGACATTTCCGTACCGACACAGGTTCCCGCCGCTCAGCCACCGGGTGCCTATGACAAGCCGACTGCCACGGAAACCAGTACTGCGCCCGAAGCGATTCGCTATACCCGACTGCGTATTACCCAACCCAGCAACGACGCCGTGTTCTGGTTTGCCGATGGCCCGGTACGGGTCCAGGTTGACATAGCCCCCCCGCTTGCCGAAGGACATGTCCTGGTGCCCTTCTTGGACGGCGTAGCGCAGGGAGAAGGCGCCGCGGGCAACAGCTTTACCCTGAGCGGCCTGAACCCGAACACCTACCAACTCAAAGTAGTTATCCGCGATCAAAACGGCAGGAACCTCAAACAAAGCGCCACGGTGCGGTTCCATTTCAAACGCCAGTCCGTCAATCTGCCGGCCCGACGGGCTCCGCCAGCTACTGGCAACTGA